Part of the Cohnella candidum genome, GGGAATGAGGACATCCCGCTGCCGAAGCAAATGTCCGAATGGGCAGCCGGATTCGACGTCCATGCGGCGGTAGCCGAGCCGCTGGTGCTGGCGCCCGGGCAAAGGGCGCTCGTCCCGACGGGCTTCGCGATGGCGATGCCGCGGGAGCTCGAAGCCCAGGTCCGGCCGCGCAGCGGTCTGGCGTTCAAACACGGCATCACGTGTTTGAACACGCCGGGCACGATCGACGCCGATTACCGCGGCGAGGTGAAGGTGCTGTTGATCAATCTGGGGCAGGAGCCGTTCGCGATCGGGCGGGGAGAGCGGATCGCCCAAATCGTGTTCCAGCGGGTGCCGCAGGTGTCGCTGGAAGAGGTCGACGAGCTGCCGGACACCGTTCGCGGCGCAGGCGGCTTCGGGCATACGGGGAAATAAGGCATAGCAGCAAGCCGTTCGGACCAAGAGTCCGGGCGGCTTTTTTTGCGCGGAATGCTGTAAGTCCGAAATGCACAATTATTCGACCCTTGGAACGGGAAGGAGGTGCCTTAGTTCGAAAAAACACAATTGGAAGGCCGCTTTTTCGAATCTCACTTTAAAATCCTCCTCCAGTTGTGCAAATCCTACTTACAGCGGCGTTTCCCGCGACTTCTCTCCTGTAATTGTGCAAAACCCACTTACCGCATGCGATTGCCTGCATGACTATCCATCATTTACGACCAAAAGAACTTCACTCCCACCACACCAAGCATCCCTCTTCAGCAACAGTTCCTCCCGTCCCGGCGCTGGGAATGGCACCCGAATCTGGGCCCTTGCATACGATGTGCTATATGCTTGCAAGCATACGGAAGGAGGGATCGACCCTTCATGCTAACGGGAGTGCAAGTCGTGCTGGCCGGCGGCGACGCCAGGCAGCTCGAGGTGATCCGGCGGCTGACCGAATTGGACGCATCGGTCACCATCGCGGGATTCGACCGGCTCGACATGCCGTTTCCCGGCGTCGTCAAGGCGGAATGGTCGCCGGACATTTTGGCCGAGGCCGACGCCCTGCTGCTTCCCGCGGTCGGAACGGAAGACGACGGCACGGTATCCGCCGTGTTCACCGACCGGGAGATGAAGCTGACCGACGCCCATCTGTCGGCGCTTCCCAAATCCTCTAAAATCTATTGCGGCATGGCGAAGCCTTTTCTCAGGAAGCTCTGCGAAAAACACCATACGGATTTGGTAGAACTGTTCGAGAGGGACGACGTCGCTATTTACAACTCCATCCCGACGGCGGAAGGCGCCGTCATGATGGCGATCCAGAACACGGACATTACCATCCACGGTTCCCAATGCATGGTTCTCGGCCTCGGACGCACGGGTCTGACGCTCGCGAGAACGCTGCAAGGTTTGGGGGCTAAAATCAAGGCCGGAGTCCGTCGGGAAGACTCGTTCGCGAGGGCTTTCGAGATGGGCTTCGAACCCTTCTACATGCCTGATCTGGCGCGGCAATCGGGGAATATCGACTTGCTTTTTAATACGATTCCGACTATGATAGTCACAGCACAAGTGATCGCCCAACTCCCTTTGCGCGCCTGCATTATTGACCTGGCTTCGAAGCCTGGGGGCACCGATTTTCGCTTCGCCGAGAAGCGGGGAATCAAGGCGCTTCTCGCGCCCGGTTTG contains:
- the dut gene encoding dUTP diphosphatase, which produces MYPVQLKRLPGNEDIPLPKQMSEWAAGFDVHAAVAEPLVLAPGQRALVPTGFAMAMPRELEAQVRPRSGLAFKHGITCLNTPGTIDADYRGEVKVLLINLGQEPFAIGRGERIAQIVFQRVPQVSLEEVDELPDTVRGAGGFGHTGK
- the dpsA gene encoding dipicolinate synthase subunit DpsA, with the protein product MLTGVQVVLAGGDARQLEVIRRLTELDASVTIAGFDRLDMPFPGVVKAEWSPDILAEADALLLPAVGTEDDGTVSAVFTDREMKLTDAHLSALPKSSKIYCGMAKPFLRKLCEKHHTDLVELFERDDVAIYNSIPTAEGAVMMAIQNTDITIHGSQCMVLGLGRTGLTLARTLQGLGAKIKAGVRREDSFARAFEMGFEPFYMPDLARQSGNIDLLFNTIPTMIVTAQVIAQLPLRACIIDLASKPGGTDFRFAEKRGIKALLAPGLPGIVAPKTAGRIIANSLTQIILEDKGQRGSAP